The proteins below come from a single Malus domestica chromosome 03, GDT2T_hap1 genomic window:
- the LOC103419303 gene encoding serine/threonine-protein kinase BSK5-like isoform X2 gives MGARCSKFSLCFWPSNTKSNPNDSSDAAAENKNKNEDSLPGFNEFSLDQLKAATSGFSSENVVSEHGEKAPNVVYKGKLEDGRWIAVKRFNRSAWPDSRQFLEEARAVGQLRNERLANLIGCCCEGDNRLLVAEFMPNETLSKHLFHWEAQPMKWAMRLRVALYLAQALDYCSSKGQALYHDLNAYRVLFDQDGNPRLSCFGLMKNSKDGKSYSTNLAFTPPEYLRTGRVIPESLVYSFGTVLLDLLSGKHIPPSHALDLIRGKNFLMLMDSCLEGHFSNDDGTELVKLASRCLQYEPRERPNAKSLVTALIPLQKETEVPSYVLLGIPHGNTLLNQTSLSPLGEACSRLDLTAIHEILEKLGYKDDEGVTNDLSFQMWTNQIQETLTSKKHADAAFRAKDFAAAIDSYTEFIDGGTMISPTVFARRCLCYLMNDMAQEALGDAMQALVINPEWSTGFYLQAAALKSLGMDNDAQETLKDGSSLEAKREKN, from the exons ATGGGAGCTCGTTGCTCCAAGTTTTCCCTCTGCTTCTGGCCGTCCAATACCAAATCCAATCCCAACGACTCTTCAGACGCAG CTGCAGAGAATAAGAACAAAAATGAGGATTCGCTTCCTGGGTTCAACGAGTTCAGCCTGGACCAACTGAAAGCTGCCACGTCAGGATTCTCGTCGGAGAACGTGGTCTCCGAGCACGGAGAGAAAGCTCCCAATGTGGTCTACAAAGGGAAGCTCGAAGACGGCCGTTGGATCGCTGTTAAGCGCTTCAACCGATCAGCTTGGCCCGATTCGCGCCAATTTCTG GAGGAAGCTAGAGCTGTGGGGCAGCTCAGGAACGAGCGGTTGGCGAATTTGATCGGGTGTTGCTGTGAGGGTGACAACAGATTGCTTGTGGCCGAGTTCATGCCTAATGAAACTCTCTCTAAGCATCTCTTTCATT GGGAAGCTCAGCCGATGAAATGGGCGATGAGGTTGCGAGTGGCTTTATATCTCGCACAAGCTTTAGACTATTGCAGCAGTAAAGGGCAGGCATTGTACCATGATCTTAATGCTTATAGAGTTCTCTTTGATCAG GATGGGAATCCCAGACTCTCCTGCTTTGGTCTTATGAAGAATAGCAAAGACGGCAAGAGCTATAGTACCAACCTGGCTTTCACCCCTCCAGAGTACTTGAGGACTG GAAGAGTGATACCAGAAAGTTTAGTTTACAGCTTTGGGACCGTATTGCTTGATCTGCTCAGTGGAAAACATATTCCCCCAAGCCAT GCACTTGACCTGATACGTGGCAAAAACTTTTTGATGCTGATGGACTCATGCTTGGAAGGTCATTTCTCAAATGATGATGGAACTGAGCTGGTGAAGTTAGCTTCGCGATGCTTGCAGTATGAACCTCGTGAGAGGCCAAATGCCAAGTCTCTTGTGACTGCCCTCATTCCTCTTCAAAAAGAAACTGAG GTTCCATCGTATGTTTTGTTGGGTATTCCACATGGAAATACGCTTCTGAATCAGACATCGTTGTCACCTCTAGGTGAAGCTTGCTCGAGATTGGATCTTACTGCAATACATGAAATATTGGAGAAGCTTGGATACAAGGATGATGAGGGGGTCACAAATGAT CTTTCTTTCCAAATGTGGACAAATCAAATACAAGAGACATTGACCTCTAAAAAGCATGCAGATGCTGCATTTCGAGCGAAAGATTTTGCTGCCGCCATAGATTCATACACAGAA TTCATTGACGGTGGAACAATGATATCCCCAACCGTGTTTGCTCGACGTTGCTTATGTTACTTGATGAATGACATGGCGCAAGAAGCTCTTGGAGATGCAATGCAAGCACTAGTAATAAACCCCGAATGGTCGACTGGATTCTATCTTCAAGCGGCTGCCCTCAAGAGCCTAGGGATGGACAACGATGCGCAGGAAACGCTAAAAGACGGATCATCCTTGGAAGCCAAAAGAGAGAAAAACTGA
- the LOC103419303 gene encoding serine/threonine-protein kinase BSK5-like isoform X4: MGARCSKFSLCFWPSNTKSNPNDSSDAENKNKNEDSLPGFNEFSLDQLKAATSGFSSENVVSEHGEKAPNVVYKGKLEDGRWIAVKRFNRSAWPDSRQFLEEARAVGQLRNERLANLIGCCCEGDNRLLVAEFMPNETLSKHLFHWEAQPMKWAMRLRVALYLAQALDYCSSKGQALYHDLNAYRVLFDQDGNPRLSCFGLMKNSKDGKSYSTNLAFTPPEYLRTGRVIPESLVYSFGTVLLDLLSGKHIPPSHALDLIRGKNFLMLMDSCLEGHFSNDDGTELVKLASRCLQYEPRERPNAKSLVTALIPLQKETEVPSYVLLGIPHGNTLLNQTSLSPLGEACSRLDLTAIHEILEKLGYKDDEGVTNDLSFQMWTNQIQETLTSKKHADAAFRAKDFAAAIDSYTEFIDGGTMISPTVFARRCLCYLMNDMAQEALGDAMQALVINPEWSTGFYLQAAALKSLGMDNDAQETLKDGSSLEAKREKN, encoded by the exons ATGGGAGCTCGTTGCTCCAAGTTTTCCCTCTGCTTCTGGCCGTCCAATACCAAATCCAATCCCAACGACTCTTCAGACGCAG AGAATAAGAACAAAAATGAGGATTCGCTTCCTGGGTTCAACGAGTTCAGCCTGGACCAACTGAAAGCTGCCACGTCAGGATTCTCGTCGGAGAACGTGGTCTCCGAGCACGGAGAGAAAGCTCCCAATGTGGTCTACAAAGGGAAGCTCGAAGACGGCCGTTGGATCGCTGTTAAGCGCTTCAACCGATCAGCTTGGCCCGATTCGCGCCAATTTCTG GAGGAAGCTAGAGCTGTGGGGCAGCTCAGGAACGAGCGGTTGGCGAATTTGATCGGGTGTTGCTGTGAGGGTGACAACAGATTGCTTGTGGCCGAGTTCATGCCTAATGAAACTCTCTCTAAGCATCTCTTTCATT GGGAAGCTCAGCCGATGAAATGGGCGATGAGGTTGCGAGTGGCTTTATATCTCGCACAAGCTTTAGACTATTGCAGCAGTAAAGGGCAGGCATTGTACCATGATCTTAATGCTTATAGAGTTCTCTTTGATCAG GATGGGAATCCCAGACTCTCCTGCTTTGGTCTTATGAAGAATAGCAAAGACGGCAAGAGCTATAGTACCAACCTGGCTTTCACCCCTCCAGAGTACTTGAGGACTG GAAGAGTGATACCAGAAAGTTTAGTTTACAGCTTTGGGACCGTATTGCTTGATCTGCTCAGTGGAAAACATATTCCCCCAAGCCAT GCACTTGACCTGATACGTGGCAAAAACTTTTTGATGCTGATGGACTCATGCTTGGAAGGTCATTTCTCAAATGATGATGGAACTGAGCTGGTGAAGTTAGCTTCGCGATGCTTGCAGTATGAACCTCGTGAGAGGCCAAATGCCAAGTCTCTTGTGACTGCCCTCATTCCTCTTCAAAAAGAAACTGAG GTTCCATCGTATGTTTTGTTGGGTATTCCACATGGAAATACGCTTCTGAATCAGACATCGTTGTCACCTCTAGGTGAAGCTTGCTCGAGATTGGATCTTACTGCAATACATGAAATATTGGAGAAGCTTGGATACAAGGATGATGAGGGGGTCACAAATGAT CTTTCTTTCCAAATGTGGACAAATCAAATACAAGAGACATTGACCTCTAAAAAGCATGCAGATGCTGCATTTCGAGCGAAAGATTTTGCTGCCGCCATAGATTCATACACAGAA TTCATTGACGGTGGAACAATGATATCCCCAACCGTGTTTGCTCGACGTTGCTTATGTTACTTGATGAATGACATGGCGCAAGAAGCTCTTGGAGATGCAATGCAAGCACTAGTAATAAACCCCGAATGGTCGACTGGATTCTATCTTCAAGCGGCTGCCCTCAAGAGCCTAGGGATGGACAACGATGCGCAGGAAACGCTAAAAGACGGATCATCCTTGGAAGCCAAAAGAGAGAAAAACTGA
- the LOC103419303 gene encoding serine/threonine-protein kinase BSK5-like isoform X3 has protein sequence MGARCSKFSLCFWPSNTKSNPNDSSDAENKNKNEDSLPGFNEFSLDQLKAATSGFSSENVVSEHGEKAPNVVYKGKLEDGRWIAVKRFNRSAWPDSRQFLEEARAVGQLRNERLANLIGCCCEGDNRLLVAEFMPNETLSKHLFHWEAQPMKWAMRLRVALYLAQALDYCSSKGQALYHDLNAYRVLFDQDGNPRLSCFGLMKNSKDGKSYSTNLAFTPPEYLRTGRVIPESLVYSFGTVLLDLLSGKHIPPSHALDLIRGKNFLMLMDSCLEGHFSNDDGTELVKLASRCLQYEPRERPNAKSLVTALIPLQKETEQVPSYVLLGIPHGNTLLNQTSLSPLGEACSRLDLTAIHEILEKLGYKDDEGVTNDLSFQMWTNQIQETLTSKKHADAAFRAKDFAAAIDSYTEFIDGGTMISPTVFARRCLCYLMNDMAQEALGDAMQALVINPEWSTGFYLQAAALKSLGMDNDAQETLKDGSSLEAKREKN, from the exons ATGGGAGCTCGTTGCTCCAAGTTTTCCCTCTGCTTCTGGCCGTCCAATACCAAATCCAATCCCAACGACTCTTCAGACGCAG AGAATAAGAACAAAAATGAGGATTCGCTTCCTGGGTTCAACGAGTTCAGCCTGGACCAACTGAAAGCTGCCACGTCAGGATTCTCGTCGGAGAACGTGGTCTCCGAGCACGGAGAGAAAGCTCCCAATGTGGTCTACAAAGGGAAGCTCGAAGACGGCCGTTGGATCGCTGTTAAGCGCTTCAACCGATCAGCTTGGCCCGATTCGCGCCAATTTCTG GAGGAAGCTAGAGCTGTGGGGCAGCTCAGGAACGAGCGGTTGGCGAATTTGATCGGGTGTTGCTGTGAGGGTGACAACAGATTGCTTGTGGCCGAGTTCATGCCTAATGAAACTCTCTCTAAGCATCTCTTTCATT GGGAAGCTCAGCCGATGAAATGGGCGATGAGGTTGCGAGTGGCTTTATATCTCGCACAAGCTTTAGACTATTGCAGCAGTAAAGGGCAGGCATTGTACCATGATCTTAATGCTTATAGAGTTCTCTTTGATCAG GATGGGAATCCCAGACTCTCCTGCTTTGGTCTTATGAAGAATAGCAAAGACGGCAAGAGCTATAGTACCAACCTGGCTTTCACCCCTCCAGAGTACTTGAGGACTG GAAGAGTGATACCAGAAAGTTTAGTTTACAGCTTTGGGACCGTATTGCTTGATCTGCTCAGTGGAAAACATATTCCCCCAAGCCAT GCACTTGACCTGATACGTGGCAAAAACTTTTTGATGCTGATGGACTCATGCTTGGAAGGTCATTTCTCAAATGATGATGGAACTGAGCTGGTGAAGTTAGCTTCGCGATGCTTGCAGTATGAACCTCGTGAGAGGCCAAATGCCAAGTCTCTTGTGACTGCCCTCATTCCTCTTCAAAAAGAAACTGAG CAGGTTCCATCGTATGTTTTGTTGGGTATTCCACATGGAAATACGCTTCTGAATCAGACATCGTTGTCACCTCTAGGTGAAGCTTGCTCGAGATTGGATCTTACTGCAATACATGAAATATTGGAGAAGCTTGGATACAAGGATGATGAGGGGGTCACAAATGAT CTTTCTTTCCAAATGTGGACAAATCAAATACAAGAGACATTGACCTCTAAAAAGCATGCAGATGCTGCATTTCGAGCGAAAGATTTTGCTGCCGCCATAGATTCATACACAGAA TTCATTGACGGTGGAACAATGATATCCCCAACCGTGTTTGCTCGACGTTGCTTATGTTACTTGATGAATGACATGGCGCAAGAAGCTCTTGGAGATGCAATGCAAGCACTAGTAATAAACCCCGAATGGTCGACTGGATTCTATCTTCAAGCGGCTGCCCTCAAGAGCCTAGGGATGGACAACGATGCGCAGGAAACGCTAAAAGACGGATCATCCTTGGAAGCCAAAAGAGAGAAAAACTGA
- the LOC103419303 gene encoding serine/threonine-protein kinase BSK5-like isoform X1 — protein MGARCSKFSLCFWPSNTKSNPNDSSDAAAENKNKNEDSLPGFNEFSLDQLKAATSGFSSENVVSEHGEKAPNVVYKGKLEDGRWIAVKRFNRSAWPDSRQFLEEARAVGQLRNERLANLIGCCCEGDNRLLVAEFMPNETLSKHLFHWEAQPMKWAMRLRVALYLAQALDYCSSKGQALYHDLNAYRVLFDQDGNPRLSCFGLMKNSKDGKSYSTNLAFTPPEYLRTGRVIPESLVYSFGTVLLDLLSGKHIPPSHALDLIRGKNFLMLMDSCLEGHFSNDDGTELVKLASRCLQYEPRERPNAKSLVTALIPLQKETEQVPSYVLLGIPHGNTLLNQTSLSPLGEACSRLDLTAIHEILEKLGYKDDEGVTNDLSFQMWTNQIQETLTSKKHADAAFRAKDFAAAIDSYTEFIDGGTMISPTVFARRCLCYLMNDMAQEALGDAMQALVINPEWSTGFYLQAAALKSLGMDNDAQETLKDGSSLEAKREKN, from the exons ATGGGAGCTCGTTGCTCCAAGTTTTCCCTCTGCTTCTGGCCGTCCAATACCAAATCCAATCCCAACGACTCTTCAGACGCAG CTGCAGAGAATAAGAACAAAAATGAGGATTCGCTTCCTGGGTTCAACGAGTTCAGCCTGGACCAACTGAAAGCTGCCACGTCAGGATTCTCGTCGGAGAACGTGGTCTCCGAGCACGGAGAGAAAGCTCCCAATGTGGTCTACAAAGGGAAGCTCGAAGACGGCCGTTGGATCGCTGTTAAGCGCTTCAACCGATCAGCTTGGCCCGATTCGCGCCAATTTCTG GAGGAAGCTAGAGCTGTGGGGCAGCTCAGGAACGAGCGGTTGGCGAATTTGATCGGGTGTTGCTGTGAGGGTGACAACAGATTGCTTGTGGCCGAGTTCATGCCTAATGAAACTCTCTCTAAGCATCTCTTTCATT GGGAAGCTCAGCCGATGAAATGGGCGATGAGGTTGCGAGTGGCTTTATATCTCGCACAAGCTTTAGACTATTGCAGCAGTAAAGGGCAGGCATTGTACCATGATCTTAATGCTTATAGAGTTCTCTTTGATCAG GATGGGAATCCCAGACTCTCCTGCTTTGGTCTTATGAAGAATAGCAAAGACGGCAAGAGCTATAGTACCAACCTGGCTTTCACCCCTCCAGAGTACTTGAGGACTG GAAGAGTGATACCAGAAAGTTTAGTTTACAGCTTTGGGACCGTATTGCTTGATCTGCTCAGTGGAAAACATATTCCCCCAAGCCAT GCACTTGACCTGATACGTGGCAAAAACTTTTTGATGCTGATGGACTCATGCTTGGAAGGTCATTTCTCAAATGATGATGGAACTGAGCTGGTGAAGTTAGCTTCGCGATGCTTGCAGTATGAACCTCGTGAGAGGCCAAATGCCAAGTCTCTTGTGACTGCCCTCATTCCTCTTCAAAAAGAAACTGAG CAGGTTCCATCGTATGTTTTGTTGGGTATTCCACATGGAAATACGCTTCTGAATCAGACATCGTTGTCACCTCTAGGTGAAGCTTGCTCGAGATTGGATCTTACTGCAATACATGAAATATTGGAGAAGCTTGGATACAAGGATGATGAGGGGGTCACAAATGAT CTTTCTTTCCAAATGTGGACAAATCAAATACAAGAGACATTGACCTCTAAAAAGCATGCAGATGCTGCATTTCGAGCGAAAGATTTTGCTGCCGCCATAGATTCATACACAGAA TTCATTGACGGTGGAACAATGATATCCCCAACCGTGTTTGCTCGACGTTGCTTATGTTACTTGATGAATGACATGGCGCAAGAAGCTCTTGGAGATGCAATGCAAGCACTAGTAATAAACCCCGAATGGTCGACTGGATTCTATCTTCAAGCGGCTGCCCTCAAGAGCCTAGGGATGGACAACGATGCGCAGGAAACGCTAAAAGACGGATCATCCTTGGAAGCCAAAAGAGAGAAAAACTGA
- the LOC103419325 gene encoding phosphatidylinositol:ceramide inositolphosphotransferase 3 isoform X2, producing the protein MPFIFAREAPKLWRKVCAETSTELSLLAGNWKFVLAGLIFQYLHGVAAHGVHYLHQPGPTLQDAGFFLLPWTFHPFVFQLKKIYTVLIWCRVFVYLAVCQMLRIITFYSTLLPGPSYHCREGSNLARLPPPESALEVLLINFPQGIVYGCGDLIFSSHMIFTLVFVRTYQKYGTRRCFKQLAWSVAVVQSLLILTSRKHYTVDVVVAWYTVNLVVFFIDQKLPELPDRSTSQPLLPMSTREKDSKNREELDKFLNGNSANITT; encoded by the exons ATGCCGTTTATCTTTGCTCGCGAGGCTCCTAAG CTATGGAGGAAAGTATGCGCAGAGACGTCAACTGAGCTTTCGCTTCTCGCCGGAAATTGGAAGTTTGTTCTTGCTGGTCTCATTTTTCAG TATCTCCATGGGGTAGCCGCTCATGGAGTCCATTATTTACATCAGCCAGGACCAACGCTTCAGGATGCTGGGTTCTTTCTGCTCCCG TGGACATTTCACCCTTTTGTTTTCCAGTTGAAAAAGATATATACAGTTCTGATATGGTGCAGAGTATTTGTGTATTTAGCC GTGTGTCAAATGCTCCGGATCATCACCTTCTACTCTACTCTACTTCCTGGTCCAAGCTACCATTGTCGTGAG GGCTCTAATCTTGCCAGGCTCCCCCCTCCAGAGAGTGCACTTGAAGTGCTCTTAATCAACT TTCCCCAAGGCATTGTGTATGGTTGTGGTGATTTGATTTTTTCATCGCACATGATTTTTACCTTAGTATTTGTGCGCACATATCAGAAATATGGAACAAGGAG GTGCTTTAAGCAGCTTGCTTGGTCAGTTGCTGTGGTTCAGAGCCTCCTGATTCTAACTTCTCGCAAACATTACACAGTGGATGTTGTTGTTGCCTG GTATACCGTGAATTTGGTAGTGTTCTTTATAGACCAAAAATTGCCAG AACTGCCTGATCGATCTACATCTCAACCACTGCTACCAATGAGCACCAGAGAGAAGGATAGCAAGAACAGAGAAGAGCTTGACAAATTCCTTAACGGAAATTCTGCCAACATTACCACTTGA
- the LOC103419325 gene encoding phosphatidylinositol:ceramide inositolphosphotransferase 3 isoform X1 codes for MPFIFAREAPKLWRKVCAETSTELSLLAGNWKFVLAGLIFQYLHGVAAHGVHYLHQPGPTLQDAGFFLLPELGQAKNYLSETFFAVIFFSFILWTFHPFVFQLKKIYTVLIWCRVFVYLAVCQMLRIITFYSTLLPGPSYHCREGSNLARLPPPESALEVLLINFPQGIVYGCGDLIFSSHMIFTLVFVRTYQKYGTRRCFKQLAWSVAVVQSLLILTSRKHYTVDVVVAWYTVNLVVFFIDQKLPELPDRSTSQPLLPMSTREKDSKNREELDKFLNGNSANITT; via the exons ATGCCGTTTATCTTTGCTCGCGAGGCTCCTAAG CTATGGAGGAAAGTATGCGCAGAGACGTCAACTGAGCTTTCGCTTCTCGCCGGAAATTGGAAGTTTGTTCTTGCTGGTCTCATTTTTCAG TATCTCCATGGGGTAGCCGCTCATGGAGTCCATTATTTACATCAGCCAGGACCAACGCTTCAGGATGCTGGGTTCTTTCTGCTCCCG GAACTTGGTCAAGCAAAAAATTATCTGAGTGAGACTTTCTTCGCTGTCATCTTCTTTTCCTTTATCTTG TGGACATTTCACCCTTTTGTTTTCCAGTTGAAAAAGATATATACAGTTCTGATATGGTGCAGAGTATTTGTGTATTTAGCC GTGTGTCAAATGCTCCGGATCATCACCTTCTACTCTACTCTACTTCCTGGTCCAAGCTACCATTGTCGTGAG GGCTCTAATCTTGCCAGGCTCCCCCCTCCAGAGAGTGCACTTGAAGTGCTCTTAATCAACT TTCCCCAAGGCATTGTGTATGGTTGTGGTGATTTGATTTTTTCATCGCACATGATTTTTACCTTAGTATTTGTGCGCACATATCAGAAATATGGAACAAGGAG GTGCTTTAAGCAGCTTGCTTGGTCAGTTGCTGTGGTTCAGAGCCTCCTGATTCTAACTTCTCGCAAACATTACACAGTGGATGTTGTTGTTGCCTG GTATACCGTGAATTTGGTAGTGTTCTTTATAGACCAAAAATTGCCAG AACTGCCTGATCGATCTACATCTCAACCACTGCTACCAATGAGCACCAGAGAGAAGGATAGCAAGAACAGAGAAGAGCTTGACAAATTCCTTAACGGAAATTCTGCCAACATTACCACTTGA
- the LOC103419334 gene encoding uncharacterized protein, with protein sequence MEGYLEPRRTSNDQQSVGTSGSVSCPTTASINQENKSKSRKSSLSYADLHHEITKNINDIRRDSVGYHQKQQIDKKKTEEDELVKYMSKLPSYLERGKNLQEKVLNVGVLDWGRLEKWQHSHKQMPHRSSRYSPSSSNTTSCFSTDESSTPSSRGHSCSPARPKVRRPSLESHFMKSPIEGHSEVVNCFRERVEKFQDLKVDGSSTLNGLEKSIGTDKSLCKNRQDIKVEQYMRKDSDPKSEPEKGVLRTGPHEIAAHGELMKKSDNLSKPYSENSERDIPEGCQKVVLLLPRDRPENKDSGVSNPSDSMSLLHQRAAKATWGRFSGRPKEACHAELRSDMPHSCPFPSEVERKHSRVKQLGSVDATSIRLHSSVPCSVTQSAKTGTSPSRGIKVEERKAAVASASSTVSEPYKGLDLKPSKATAEKVRSTSPFRRFSIGLGKIGKISSSKDCSDVQKLSSTTFSAKPGSTNTVTSTFMDASDDDKSNSTGRAKSSPLRRLLDPLLKPKVASCHPLVEPSEKGSISKNKLCKSSVGQVDSLSELPGKVKLGMTGCRTINVNESAMVKRSGSTAVQALLRVAVKNGLPLFTFAVDNDIDILAATVKKLNTSKNDDCSCIYTFFSIREVKKKTGTWMHQGSKSKSHDYVHNVVAQMKVADSQFPNLVRLEDFNVREFVLFSVNLRQADCQTSDFQPNDELAAAVVKIPKTTNQQSTRVWHDRDNCSIFPVVGSDECLSSVRRHSYSGEAIDGKPFVGTQGLISTTVILPTGTHSLPSNGGPSSLIKRWSSGGSCDCGGWDLGCKLRILDNQNQVSEKLTSHKVCHITDRFELYSEGGLQENQPAFSLAPFKDGIYSVEFNPSLSILQAFSICIAVLDSRNLCEFSVSRNSLQEKTFGETMLMQNDGLSLPDRTEGEVPARYSSYPPLSPVGRV encoded by the exons ATGGAAGGCTATTTAGAACCCAGAAGGACTTCCAATGATCAACAATCTGTGGGAACGTCTGGAAGCGTATCATGTCCAACAACTGCAAgcataaaccaagaaaacaagtCCAAATCAAGAAAGTCTAGTCTGTCCTATGCTGATCTCCATCATGAGATTACAAAGAATATAAATGATATTCGACGTGATTCTGTTGGGTACCACCAAAAGCAGCAGATTGATAAAAAGAAAACGGAAGAAGATGAGCTTGTTAAGTACATGTCAAAGTTGCCAAGTTATCTTGAGAGGGGAAAAAACCTTCAGGAGAAAGTTTTAAATGTCGGTGTCCTAGACTGGGGGCGCCTAGAAAAATGGCAGCATAGCCATAAACAGATGCCACACAGAAGTAGCAGGTATTCACCGTCAAGTAGTAATACAACCTCATGTTTTTCGACAGATGAATCATCAACCCCTTCTAGCCGAGGCCACAGTTGTTCTCCTGCCCGACCAAAGGTGCGTCGTCCTTCACTGGAATCTCATTTCATGAAATCTCCAATAGAAGGCCATTCTGAAGTTGTCAACTGTTTTAGAGAAAGGGTTGAAAAGTTTCAAGATCTTAAAGTTGATGGGAGTAGCACCTTGAATGGGCTGGAAAAGTCCATTGGAACAGATAAATCTTTATGCAAAAACCGCCAAGACATCAAGGTGGAACAGTACATGAGAAAAGATTCAGACCCAAAGAGTGAGCCAGAAAAAGGAGTTTTGCGGACTGGCCCACATGAAATTGCAGCTCACGGTGAATTAATGAAGAAATCAGATAACTTAAGTAAACCATATTCAGAAAATTCTGAACGAGATATCCCTGAAGGATGCCAGAAAGTTGTTCTGCTTTTGCCTAGAGATCGTCCTGAAAACAAAGATTCTGGTGTTTCCAATCCATCTGATTCAATGAGTCTGCTTCATCAAAGAGCAGCGAAAGCAACCTGGGGAAGATTTTCAGGTAGACCCAAGGAGGCATGCCATGCAGAGCTCAGATCTGATATGCCACACTCATGCCCTTTCCCTTCTGAAGTTGAAAGGAAACACTCTCGGGTAAAACAGCTTGGCTCTGTAGATGCTACGAGTATCAGATTACATTCTAGTGTACCTTGCTCAGTAACACAGTCAGCTAAAACAGGAACAAGCCCATCAAGAGGCATAAAAGTAGAAGAGAGAAAAGCAGCTGTAGCCTCCGCATCTTCAACTGTAAGTGAGCCTTATAAAGGATTAGATCTGAAACCAAGCAAAGCGACTGCTGAAAAAGTAAGGAGCACTTCACCTTTTCGCCGATTTAGCATTGGCCTCGGTAAGATCGGTAAGATTTCCAGTTCTAAGGACTGTTCAGATGTACAGAAGCTGAGTTCAACAACTTTTTCAGCCAAACCTGGTTCCACGAACACTGTAACTTCCACTTTTATGGATGCTTCAGACGATGATAAGTCCAATTCCACTGGCAGAGCCAAGTCGAGCCCTCTGAGAAGGTTACTGGATCCACTGCTGAAACCAAAGGTGGCTAGCTGCCATCCCTTAGTGGAGCCATCAGAGAAAGGTTCCATATCAAAAAATAAGCTATGCAAGTCATCTGTGGGGCAAGTGGATTCTTTGTCTGAGCTGCCAGGGAAGGTAAAACTAGGTATGACTGGTTGCAGAACAATTAATGTCAATGAGTCAGCTATGGTCAAGAGGAGTGGATCCACAGCAGTTCAAGCTCTTCTACGAGTTGCAGTTAAGAATGGCCTGCCCCTTTTCACATTTGCGGTTGACAATGACATTGACATTCTTGCAGCCACAGTGAAGAAGTTAAATACCTCCAAAAATGATGACTGCAGCTGCATCTACACATTCTTCAGCATCCGGGAAGTCAAGAAAAAGACTGGAACTTGGATGCATCAAGGCAGCAAAAGCAAGAGTCATGACTATGTCCATAATGTTGTGGCTCAAATGAAGGTTGCTGATTCTCAGTTTCCCAATTTGGTCAGACTGGAAGACTTTAACGTTAGAGAGTTTGTTTTATTCTCTGTAAACCTGAGACAGGCAGATTGTCAAACCTCAGACTTCCAGCCAAACGATGAGCTTGCCGCCGCTGTTGTCAAAATCCCGAAAACGACCAATCAGCAGTCTACCAGAGTTTGGCATGATAGGGATAACTGTAGTATCTTTCCTGTGGTTGGTTCAGATGAGTGTTTGTCAAGTGTAAGACGCCATTCTTATTCTGGGGAAGCTATAGACGGTAAGCCTTTTGTTGGTACTCAAGGCCTTATTAGCACAACAGTGATACTTCCTACTGGTACCCATAGTCTACCAAGCAACGGAGGACCGTCGTCACTGATTAAACGTTGGAGTTCAGGCGGATCATGTGACTGTGGAGGTTGGGATTTGGGTTGCAAACTAAGGATACTTGACAATCAGAATCAAGTCAGCGAGAAATTGACCTCACATAAAGTTTGCCACATCACAGATCGGTTTGAGCTTTATTCTGAg GGAGGATTACAAGAAAACCAGCCTGCATTCAGTTTGGCCCCATTCAAAGATGGGATCTATTCAGTTGAGTTCAATCCTTCACTCTCAATCTTACAAGCATTCTCCATATGTATAGCAGTATTAGATAGTCGGAATCTGTGTGAGTTCTCTGTGTCAAGGAACTCGTTACAAGAAAAAACTTTCGGGGAAACGATGTTAATGCAAAATGATGGATTAAGTCTTCCAGATCGAACTGAAGGGGAAGTTCCTGCAAGATATTCCTCATATCCCCCACTTTCTCCAGTCGGGAGGGTCTAG